A part of Propioniciclava coleopterorum genomic DNA contains:
- a CDS encoding DUF881 domain-containing protein — MPEPRDPDATTAPDARPEPAPDATPAPESEPAPEATPGAAAPDDRARGEDFGGAPVDDRTAQTPTGPMPPRTWREIGRDIVRPGRSQLIFALILLLCGLAVTMQLTAQRDQRYTNLRQDELVAMLDDVSAETRRLESEVGQLERTRDRLASGADADQVAREEAHERLDALELLAGTVPARGPGVEITIDDRFGKVTPEVLLNVIEELRDAGAEVLAVDDVRLVASSAVIVSSGGALQIDGVTLRRPMTILAIGDGPTLAEATRFRGGLVSTIEGDRIKGHVTVKERDVIDITATATPRPLRYGRPG, encoded by the coding sequence ATGCCTGAGCCGCGCGATCCCGACGCGACGACCGCGCCTGACGCGAGGCCCGAGCCCGCGCCCGACGCGACGCCGGCGCCCGAGTCTGAGCCCGCGCCCGAGGCGACGCCGGGGGCGGCCGCGCCGGACGACCGGGCGCGCGGGGAGGACTTCGGTGGCGCGCCGGTCGACGATCGCACGGCGCAGACCCCGACGGGCCCGATGCCCCCGCGCACCTGGCGCGAGATCGGGCGCGACATCGTGCGCCCCGGCCGCTCGCAGCTGATCTTCGCGCTCATCCTGCTGCTGTGCGGCCTCGCCGTCACGATGCAGCTGACCGCCCAGCGCGACCAGCGCTACACCAACCTGCGCCAGGACGAACTGGTGGCGATGCTGGACGACGTGAGCGCCGAGACCCGGCGGCTGGAGTCCGAGGTCGGCCAGCTCGAACGCACCCGGGACCGCCTCGCCAGCGGGGCCGACGCCGACCAGGTGGCGCGGGAGGAGGCCCACGAGCGGCTGGACGCCCTCGAACTCCTGGCCGGCACGGTGCCGGCTCGCGGGCCCGGGGTCGAGATCACCATCGATGACCGGTTCGGCAAGGTCACCCCCGAGGTGCTGCTCAACGTGATCGAGGAACTGCGCGACGCGGGGGCCGAGGTGCTCGCCGTCGACGACGTGCGGCTCGTCGCGAGCAGCGCCGTGATCGTGAGTTCCGGGGGAGCCCTGCAGATCGACGGGGTGACGCTGCGGCGTCCGATGACGATCCTGGCGATCGGCGACGGGCCGACGCTCGCGGAGGCGACCCGGTTCCGCGGCGGGCTGGTGAGCACGATCGAGGGCGACCGGATCAAGGGGCACGTCACGGTCAAGGAGCGGGACGTCATCGACATCACGGCGACCGCGACCCCGCGTCCACTGCGGTACGGGCGCCCGGGCTGA
- the gcvH gene encoding glycine cleavage system protein GcvH encodes MFPEDLRYTDKHEWVRAGNGDTVRIGITSFAAEALGDIVYITLPQVGEEVAAEDTVAEVESTKNVSEVYAPLSGVITAVNEQLTDAPDTVNADPFGDGWLFEMELTDPGQLDDLLDADGYAAVAGE; translated from the coding sequence GTGTTCCCCGAGGATCTTCGCTACACCGACAAGCACGAGTGGGTCCGCGCCGGCAACGGTGACACCGTGCGCATCGGCATCACCAGCTTCGCCGCCGAGGCGCTGGGTGACATCGTGTACATCACGCTGCCGCAGGTGGGCGAGGAGGTCGCCGCCGAGGACACGGTCGCCGAGGTCGAGTCCACCAAGAACGTGTCCGAGGTGTACGCGCCGCTGTCGGGCGTCATCACCGCCGTGAACGAGCAGCTCACCGACGCCCCCGACACCGTCAACGCGGATCCGTTCGGCGACGGCTGGTTGTTCGAGATGGAGCTGACCGATCCCGGCCAGCTCGACGACCTGCTGGACGCCGACGGTTACGCGGCGGTCGCGGGGGAGTAG
- a CDS encoding FHA domain-containing protein, with amino-acid sequence MFRCPECGHETAEAVNFCPNCGAALKSSTGDTTRVISIPPQLSEDSGEHTDPHLPALADVPPGASVLVVVRGPNVGATVLLDQETITAGRHPQSDIFLDDVTVSRHHAKFTERGGHHWVGDLNSLNGTYVNRTLIDGEVALRPGDEVQIGKFRLAYLVAPTGRS; translated from the coding sequence ATGTTCCGGTGTCCAGAGTGCGGCCACGAAACCGCGGAGGCCGTCAACTTCTGCCCGAACTGCGGCGCTGCCCTGAAGTCGAGCACGGGGGACACGACCCGCGTCATCTCCATCCCGCCGCAGCTCAGCGAGGATTCCGGCGAGCACACCGACCCGCACCTGCCCGCACTGGCCGACGTGCCGCCGGGCGCGTCCGTGCTCGTGGTGGTGCGCGGCCCCAACGTGGGCGCGACGGTCCTGCTGGACCAGGAGACCATCACCGCGGGGCGGCACCCGCAGTCCGACATCTTCCTCGACGACGTGACGGTGTCCCGCCACCACGCCAAGTTCACCGAGCGCGGCGGCCATCACTGGGTCGGCGACCTGAACAGCCTGAACGGGACCTACGTCAACCGGACGCTGATCGACGGCGAGGTCGCGCTGCGTCCCGGCGACGAGGTGCAGATCGGGAAGTTCCGCCTGGCCTACCTGGTGGCGCCGACCGGGCGTAGCTAG